The Triticum aestivum cultivar Chinese Spring chromosome 3A, IWGSC CS RefSeq v2.1, whole genome shotgun sequence genome includes a region encoding these proteins:
- the LOC123062150 gene encoding glutathione S-transferase 1, which produces MAPVKLYGATLSWNVTRCVAALEEAGVEYELVPINFGTGEHKGPDHLARNPFGQVPALQDGDLYVFESRAICKYACRKSKPELLKEGDIKESAMVDVWLEVEAHQYTAALSPILFECLIHPMLGGATDQTVIDANLVKIKNVLAVYEAHLSKSKYLAGDFLSLADLNHVSVTLCLAATPYASLFDAYPHVKAWWTDLLARPSVQKVAALMKP; this is translated from the exons TCCGGTGAAGCTGTACGGCGCGACCCTGTCGTGGAACGTCACCAGGTgcgtggcggcgctggaggaagccGGCGTCGAGTACGAGCTCGTCCCCATCAACTTCGGCACCGGCGAGCACAAGGGCCCCGACCACCTCGCCAGGAAC CCCTTTGGCCAGGTGCCAGCTTTGCAGGATGGTGACTTGTACGTCTTCG AATCACGTGCTATTTGCAAGTATGCGTGCCGCAAGAGCAAGCCAGAGCTGTTGAAGGAGGGCGACATCAAGGAGTCAGCTATGGTGGATGTGTGGCTCGAGGTGGAGGCCCATCAGTACACCGCCGCGCTGAGCCCCATTCTCTTCGAGTGCCTTATCCATCCTATGCTTGGGGGAGCCACTGACCAGACGGTCATCGATGCTAACCTTGTTAAGATCAAGAACGTGCTGGCGGTGTACGAGGCGCACCTGAGCAAGTCCAAGTACCTGGCTGGAGACTTCCTCAGTCTTGCGGACCTTAACCATGTGTCTGTCACCCTGTGCTTGGCGGCTACACCCTACGCGTCTCTGTTCGACGCGTACCCGCATGTGAAGGCCTGGTGGACTGACCTGCTGGCGAGGCCGTCCGTCCAGAAGGTCGCTGCGCTGATGAAGCCATGA